Proteins from a genomic interval of Musa acuminata AAA Group cultivar baxijiao chromosome BXJ1-9, Cavendish_Baxijiao_AAA, whole genome shotgun sequence:
- the LOC103997513 gene encoding protein ADP-ribosyltransferase PARP3 isoform X2, whose translation MKVHETRSHTRSSAEEEGKIGKGKQKAENGGRDGEQQQASKNKKAKVEGENRDANGKPAVDVAVEFEEFCKATRQHLSINEMRRILEANEQDPSGSDDAVVPRCQDMMFYGPLEKCPVCRNQVDCSGSNYLCRGAYSEWSTCIYTTTDARRRDQPLMIPEGIGDETVKEWIKKQESRIYPRRELTSSNKPFAGLVISLSGRLSRTHQTWREEIEKHGGKVSNNIIGANCLVVSPAERERGGSSRVAEAMERNIAVVSENWLIDSIQKQQAQPLDAYDVVSDLIPEGRGIPWDKMDPNEEALESLTAELKLYGKRCVYKDSMLQEQGGFIFEKDGILYNCAFSLCDLGRGINEYCVLQLIQVPEKNVHLYYKKGRVGDDPKADERVEEWNNVDDALKEFVRLFKEVTGNEFETWEREKKFQKMPLKFYPIDMDDGIDVRRGGLSARQLGVAAAHCKLEPLVAKFMKVLCSQEIYRYAMMEMGYDCPDLPVGTVTDLHLERCEEELLNFREDIKKAPDSSDKANVLWLDFTNKWFTLMHSVRPFIMKNFQELAVHVAAGLECIRDINVASRLVGDMSGATVDDPLSDRYGRLGCSVAPLDKESDDHKMILKYLETTYEPIKVGDVTYGVSVENIFAVESGAGPSYEEVKKLPNKILLWCGTRSSSLIRHLQKGLLPSVCQIPAPGYMMHRLRPLDTDSPQLTGQMGSCSWPWFPWESR comes from the exons ATGAAG GTTCATGAGACAAGGTCCCATACACGCAGTTCCGCCGAGGAGGAAGGCAAGATCGGGAAAGGGAAACAGAAGGCGGAGAACGGAGGGCGAGATGGTGAACAGCAGCAGGCATCTAAAAATAAGAAGGCGAAGGTCGAGGGGGAGAATCGAGATGCAAACGGCAAACCTGCAGTAGACGTTGCTGTCGAGTTTGAGGAGTTCTGCAAGGCTACGAGGCAGCATCTGTCGATAAACGAGATGCGCAGGATACTGGAAGCTAACGAGCAAGACCCTTCTGGTTCTGATGATGCAGTCGTCCCTCGATG CCAAGATATGATGTTCTATGGACCCTTGGAGAAATGCCCGGTCTGCCGTAACCAGGTGGATTGCAGCGGGAGCAACTACCTATGCAGAGGGGCTTACAGCGAATGGAGCACCTGTATATACACCACCACCGACGCGCGGAGGAGAGATCAGCCGTTGATGATCCCCGAGGGGATTGGAGATGAGACGGTTAAGGAG TGGATCAAGAAACAAGAATCGAGAATCTACCCTCGCCGGGAGTTGACTTCGTCGAATAAGCCTTTTGCTGGATTGGTGATCTCCCTCTCCGGTCGTCTGTCTCGAACACAT CAAACATGGAGGGAGGAAATTGAGAAGCATGGCGGAAAGGTCTCTAATAACATTATTG GTGCCAATTGCTTGGTTGTGTCCCCTGCGGAACGTGAAAGAGGAGGTTCATCCAGAGTGGCGGAGGCAAT GGAAAGGAACATTGCTGTGGTGAGTGAAAACTGGTTGATAGATAGCATCCAGAAGCAGCAGGCGCAGCCCCTCGATGCCTACGACGTCGTCTCTGATCTTATCCCCGAGGGAAGGGGAATTCCATGGGACAAAATGGACCCGAACGAAGAAGCTCTCGAATCTTTGACGGCAGAA CTCAAGCTGTATGGAAAGAGGTGTGTCTACAAGGATAGCATGTTGCAGGAGCAAGGAGGGTTCATATTTGAGAAGGATGGAATCTTATACAACTGTGCGTTCTCCCTTTGTGATCTGGGGAGGGGAATCAACGA ATATTGCGTCTTGCAGCTGATTCAGGTTCCTGAGAAAAACGTGCATCTGTACTATAAGAAGGGCCGAGTAGGAGACGACCCCAAGGCAGATGAGAGGGTCGAGGAGTGGAACAACGTGGATGATGCGCTGAAAGAGTTTGTTCGCCTCTTCAAAGAGGTCACAGGGAACGAGTTTGAGACATGGGAGAGGGAGAAGAAGTTCCAGAAGATGCCTCTCAAGTTCTATCCTATCGACATG GACGATGGTATTGATGTGAGACGCGGGGGACTGAGTGCTCGGCAGCTGGGTGTTGCAGCTGCTCACTGTAAGCTGGAGCCACTGGTGGCGAAGTTTATGAAGGTCTTGTGCAGCCAGGAGATCTACAG ATATGCAATGATGGAAATGGGATATGATTGTCCAGACCTACCCGTGGGAACGGTCACCGATCTGCATCTAGAAAGAT GTGAGGAGGAGCTGCTCAATTTCAGAGAGGACATCAAGAAAGCACCTGATTCGAGCGACAAGGCCAATGTCCTGTGGCTGGACTTCACCAACAAGTGGTTCACGCTCATGCACTCCGTCCGGCCGTTCATCATGAAGAATTTCCAGGAACTCGCGGTTCAC gtggctgcaggactGGAGTGCATAAGGGACATCAACGTTGCGTCCCGCCTCGTCGGCGACATGTCTGGTGCGACCGTCGACGACCCACTTTCCGATCGCTACGGCAGACTCGGCTGCTCTGTGGCACCTCTGGACAAGGAATCAGACGACCACAAGATGATCCTCAAGTACCTCGAGACCACATACGAGCCCATCAAAGTTGGAGACGTG ACGTACGGTGTATCGGTGGAGAACATATTTGCCGTCGAATCGGGCGCTGGTCCTTCGTACGAGGAAGTGAAGAAGCTGCCAAACAAGATCTTGTTGTGGTGTG GAACGAGGAGTTCTAGTTTGATTAGGCATTTACAGAAAGGACTGCTCCCATCAGTATGTCAAATACCAGCGCCTGGATACATG ATGCATCGGCTGAGGCCGCTAGATACGGATTCACCGCAGTTGACAGGCCAGATGGGTTCTTGCTCTTGGCCGTGGTTTCCCTGGGAGAGCAGATAA
- the LOC103997513 gene encoding protein ADP-ribosyltransferase PARP3 isoform X1, giving the protein MKVHETRSHTRSSAEEEGKIGKGKQKAENGGRDGEQQQASKNKKAKVEGENRDANGKPAVDVAVEFEEFCKATRQHLSINEMRRILEANEQDPSGSDDAVVPRCQDMMFYGPLEKCPVCRNQVDCSGSNYLCRGAYSEWSTCIYTTTDARRRDQPLMIPEGIGDETVKEWIKKQESRIYPRRELTSSNKPFAGLVISLSGRLSRTHQTWREEIEKHGGKVSNNIIGANCLVVSPAERERGGSSRVAEAMERNIAVVSENWLIDSIQKQQAQPLDAYDVVSDLIPEGRGIPWDKMDPNEEALESLTAELKLYGKRCVYKDSMLQEQGGFIFEKDGILYNCAFSLCDLGRGINEYCVLQLIQVPEKNVHLYYKKGRVGDDPKADERVEEWNNVDDALKEFVRLFKEVTGNEFETWEREKKFQKMPLKFYPIDMDDGIDVRRGGLSARQLGVAAAHCKLEPLVAKFMKVLCSQEIYRYAMMEMGYDCPDLPVGTVTDLHLERCEEELLNFREDIKKAPDSSDKANVLWLDFTNKWFTLMHSVRPFIMKNFQELAVHVAAGLECIRDINVASRLVGDMSGATVDDPLSDRYGRLGCSVAPLDKESDDHKMILKYLETTYEPIKVGDVTYGVSVENIFAVESGAGPSYEEVKKLPNKILLWCGTRSSSLIRHLQKGLLPSVCQIPAPGYMFGKAIVCSDASAEAARYGFTAVDRPDGFLLLAVVSLGEQITEMSTAPDDTKELEEEKVSVKGLGRKKPDGSQHFKWVDDVKVPCGRLFASEHTDRPLEYNEYAVYDPRQVCMRFVVAVKYEEQNVVMGEE; this is encoded by the exons ATGAAG GTTCATGAGACAAGGTCCCATACACGCAGTTCCGCCGAGGAGGAAGGCAAGATCGGGAAAGGGAAACAGAAGGCGGAGAACGGAGGGCGAGATGGTGAACAGCAGCAGGCATCTAAAAATAAGAAGGCGAAGGTCGAGGGGGAGAATCGAGATGCAAACGGCAAACCTGCAGTAGACGTTGCTGTCGAGTTTGAGGAGTTCTGCAAGGCTACGAGGCAGCATCTGTCGATAAACGAGATGCGCAGGATACTGGAAGCTAACGAGCAAGACCCTTCTGGTTCTGATGATGCAGTCGTCCCTCGATG CCAAGATATGATGTTCTATGGACCCTTGGAGAAATGCCCGGTCTGCCGTAACCAGGTGGATTGCAGCGGGAGCAACTACCTATGCAGAGGGGCTTACAGCGAATGGAGCACCTGTATATACACCACCACCGACGCGCGGAGGAGAGATCAGCCGTTGATGATCCCCGAGGGGATTGGAGATGAGACGGTTAAGGAG TGGATCAAGAAACAAGAATCGAGAATCTACCCTCGCCGGGAGTTGACTTCGTCGAATAAGCCTTTTGCTGGATTGGTGATCTCCCTCTCCGGTCGTCTGTCTCGAACACAT CAAACATGGAGGGAGGAAATTGAGAAGCATGGCGGAAAGGTCTCTAATAACATTATTG GTGCCAATTGCTTGGTTGTGTCCCCTGCGGAACGTGAAAGAGGAGGTTCATCCAGAGTGGCGGAGGCAAT GGAAAGGAACATTGCTGTGGTGAGTGAAAACTGGTTGATAGATAGCATCCAGAAGCAGCAGGCGCAGCCCCTCGATGCCTACGACGTCGTCTCTGATCTTATCCCCGAGGGAAGGGGAATTCCATGGGACAAAATGGACCCGAACGAAGAAGCTCTCGAATCTTTGACGGCAGAA CTCAAGCTGTATGGAAAGAGGTGTGTCTACAAGGATAGCATGTTGCAGGAGCAAGGAGGGTTCATATTTGAGAAGGATGGAATCTTATACAACTGTGCGTTCTCCCTTTGTGATCTGGGGAGGGGAATCAACGA ATATTGCGTCTTGCAGCTGATTCAGGTTCCTGAGAAAAACGTGCATCTGTACTATAAGAAGGGCCGAGTAGGAGACGACCCCAAGGCAGATGAGAGGGTCGAGGAGTGGAACAACGTGGATGATGCGCTGAAAGAGTTTGTTCGCCTCTTCAAAGAGGTCACAGGGAACGAGTTTGAGACATGGGAGAGGGAGAAGAAGTTCCAGAAGATGCCTCTCAAGTTCTATCCTATCGACATG GACGATGGTATTGATGTGAGACGCGGGGGACTGAGTGCTCGGCAGCTGGGTGTTGCAGCTGCTCACTGTAAGCTGGAGCCACTGGTGGCGAAGTTTATGAAGGTCTTGTGCAGCCAGGAGATCTACAG ATATGCAATGATGGAAATGGGATATGATTGTCCAGACCTACCCGTGGGAACGGTCACCGATCTGCATCTAGAAAGAT GTGAGGAGGAGCTGCTCAATTTCAGAGAGGACATCAAGAAAGCACCTGATTCGAGCGACAAGGCCAATGTCCTGTGGCTGGACTTCACCAACAAGTGGTTCACGCTCATGCACTCCGTCCGGCCGTTCATCATGAAGAATTTCCAGGAACTCGCGGTTCAC gtggctgcaggactGGAGTGCATAAGGGACATCAACGTTGCGTCCCGCCTCGTCGGCGACATGTCTGGTGCGACCGTCGACGACCCACTTTCCGATCGCTACGGCAGACTCGGCTGCTCTGTGGCACCTCTGGACAAGGAATCAGACGACCACAAGATGATCCTCAAGTACCTCGAGACCACATACGAGCCCATCAAAGTTGGAGACGTG ACGTACGGTGTATCGGTGGAGAACATATTTGCCGTCGAATCGGGCGCTGGTCCTTCGTACGAGGAAGTGAAGAAGCTGCCAAACAAGATCTTGTTGTGGTGTG GAACGAGGAGTTCTAGTTTGATTAGGCATTTACAGAAAGGACTGCTCCCATCAGTATGTCAAATACCAGCGCCTGGATACATG TTTGGAAAAGCGATTGTTTGCTCAGATGCATCGGCTGAGGCCGCTAGATACGGATTCACCGCAGTTGACAGGCCAGATGGGTTCTTGCTCTTGGCCGTGGTTTCCCTGGGAGAGCAGATAACTGAGATGTCTACTGCACCAGAT GACACGAAGGAACTGGAGGAGGAGAAGGTAAGCGTAAAAGGACTCGGCAGGAAGAAGCCCGATGGGTCGCAGCACTTCAAGTGGGTGGACGACGTGAAGGTGCCTTGCGGACGTTTATTTGCGTCCGAGCACACCGACAGGCCGCTCGAGTATAACGAGTACGCTGTTTACGATCCGAGACAG GTGTGCATGCGATTCGTGGTTGCCGTGAAGTACGAGGAGCAGAACGTGGTGATGGGTGAGGAATGA